From Rutidosis leptorrhynchoides isolate AG116_Rl617_1_P2 chromosome 3, CSIRO_AGI_Rlap_v1, whole genome shotgun sequence, a single genomic window includes:
- the LOC139901249 gene encoding uncharacterized protein → MGFEARKKIKKKYVPKGWLKFLTVNGYVPDDKCLIAFLRDESRGEFEGVQYVRSHMTHNSKGPIILVNIDTTSTYGHLRSCPPSLGVGRTRGVRGGGGNRVAAPGRIRVGSWNIGTLSGKQYELAEIFLKRNVDIACVQETRWKGSEAIEINDYKLWYSGSRIARNGVGIIIGKPHKDHVVDVGRFSDRIMSVCIIINEETFTVIWVYAPHAGLGDVEKKNFWELLDDVVRGCPADHRPIIGGDLNGHIGADAEGYEGAHESFGYGVRKEEGCSVIEFSIAHDLVVTNSFFKKRDAQLATFHIGGRSTQIDFLLLRKRDLRNCRDYEAGHSIVREDDIRKRWEEYFSSLFGEDIPELNSEVREVLHYQNNYFCTRINQKEVRSALRKILSNKAVGPDQIPIEAWRCLGDDRVRWLTNVFNTTFRSTKMPMEWRLSEVIPIYKNKRDAHICSNYRGIKLLSHTMKLWERVIETRLRCETKVLENQFSFMPGCSSMEAIHIIRCLMEKYREK, encoded by the exons ATGGGGTTTGAAGCGagaaaaaagataaaaaaaaagtaCGTTCCTAAAGGGTGGCTAAAGTTCTTAACTGTAAATGGGTATGTTCCGGACGACAAGTGTTTGATTGCGTTCCTGCGTGACGAAAGCAG GGGCGAATTTGAGGGCGTGCAATACGTGCGCTCGCACATGACCCATAATTCAAAGGGGCCTATCATACTA GTTAATATAGACACTACTAGTACTTATGGTCACTTGAGGTCATGTCCTCCTAGTTTAGGGGTGGGTAGGACTAGAGGGGTTAGGGGGGGGGGGGGTAATAGGGTTGCTGCTCCGGGTAGGATTAGAGTGGGTAGTTGGAACATCGGAACCTTATCTGGCAAACAGTATGAGCTTGCAGAGATCTTTCTTAAGCGTAACGTAGACATAGCGTGTGTgcaagagactagatggaagggtTCAGAGGCGATAGAGATTAATGATTACAAGTTGTGGTACTCAGGTTCTAGGATAGCACGAAATGGGGTAGGAATCATTATAGGAAAACCGCATAAGGATCATGTCGTTGATGTGGGTAGgtttagcgataggattatgtcggtttGTATCATTATTAATGAGGAGACTTTCACGGTCATTTGGGTGTACGCACCTCACGCGGGTTTAGGAGACGTGGAAAAGAAGAACTTTTGGGAATTATTAGATGACGTGGTGAGGGGGTGTCCAGCCGACCATCGACCGATTATAGGGGGCGATCTGAATGGACACATAGGAGCAGATGCAGAAGGTTATGAGGGAGCCCATGAGAGCTTTGGGTATGGTGTTAGAAAAGAGGAAGGGTGCTCTGTAATTGAGTTTTCCATTGCCCATGATTTGGTTGTTACAAACTCTTTCTTCAAGAAGAGGGATGCTCAGTTAGCCACCTTTCATATCGGGGGTCGTAGTACCCAGATTGACTTTTTGCTTCTCCGCAAAAGGGACCTTAGGAATTGTAGGGACT ATGAGGCGGGTCATAGTATAGTGAGAGAAGATGATATTAGAAAAAGATGGGAAGAGTATTTCTCATCGCTTTTCGGTGAGGATATACCCGAGTTAAACAGTGAAGTACGAGAGGTACTCCATTATCAAAACAACTATTTCTGCACGAGAATCAACCAGAAGGAAGTTAGATCGGCTCTACGTAAGATCCTGAGCAACAAAGCAGTAGGACCAGACCAGATTCCTATAGAGGCGTGGCGGTGCTTAGGCGATGACAGAGTTAGATGGTTGACAAATGTTTTCAACACGACATTTAGAAGCACAAAGATGCCAATGGAATGGAGACTCAGTGAGGTCATTCCCATCTACAAGAACAAGAGGGATGCACATATATGCAGTAACTATAGAGGTATAAAGTTACTCAGTCATAcgatgaagctttgggagagagtgattgaaaCTAGGCTCCGATGCGAGACAAAGGTTTTAGAGAACCAATTCAGTTTCATGCCAGGATGCTCGTCGATGGAGGCTATTCACATTATCAGATGTCTTATGGAAAAGTATAGGGAAAAATAA